The proteins below come from a single uncultured Carboxylicivirga sp. genomic window:
- the gldG gene encoding gliding motility-associated ABC transporter substrate-binding protein GldG: protein MKFNIKALSHIVIVIVGLIIINVLASQWFFRIDLTSEKRHTLTSTTVNLIEDLPSIVSVKVYLSGDLNVGFQKLSRATREMLEEFQSVGGRNIDFRFMDPNEGNAEARKALLKQLEEYGFEPQPVFENAEDGRQIQSYVFPYALVNYEDRIVGINLLENLPGHGGAENLNISIESLEYKLTDAIRRLSSKEKPKVAFLEGHGELDELDVIEATDALSHYYQVDRGRLGTDVHVLDDYKAIIIAKPSKKFSEKDKFILDQYLMNGGRLLYLIDAVNITLDSLRKEPQTLGLYNDINLDDQLFKYGVRVNPVLVEDIQAGRILMNARPNGQPQLVPVPWLYSPLLTPASNHPITRNINLVRGDFTCTIDTVGTDLNLKRTVLLQTSRYTKLSGTPVFVSMAAVNQQPVQTDFNKSHMPTAILQEGVFPSVFQNRQVPRELNYPSSQVKNASIPTRMMVIGDGDIIRNEVRFKESNPRIMQLGFDEGSQQIYGNKDFIVNAVNYLCDEDGWMQLRGRHLTLRLLDRAKLSQGTAMWKWLNVGLPVLLVILGSLSFIIIRKRRFGK from the coding sequence ATGAAATTCAATATAAAAGCTCTCTCACATATCGTTATTGTAATTGTTGGATTGATTATTATTAATGTGCTTGCTTCACAATGGTTTTTTCGTATTGATTTAACCTCTGAGAAGCGACATACATTAACTTCTACAACAGTTAATTTAATTGAGGATCTTCCATCTATTGTGTCGGTAAAAGTTTATTTAAGCGGAGACTTAAATGTAGGTTTTCAAAAACTATCGAGAGCAACCCGCGAAATGCTGGAAGAGTTTCAGAGTGTTGGGGGGCGTAATATTGATTTTCGCTTTATGGATCCCAACGAAGGAAATGCCGAAGCCAGGAAAGCTTTATTAAAGCAGCTTGAAGAATATGGTTTTGAACCGCAACCGGTTTTTGAAAATGCAGAAGATGGTCGTCAGATACAGTCATATGTTTTTCCGTATGCTTTGGTTAATTACGAAGATCGTATTGTTGGTATTAATCTCTTAGAAAACCTTCCGGGGCATGGTGGAGCAGAAAATTTGAATATCTCCATCGAAAGTTTGGAGTATAAACTCACAGATGCTATTCGTCGTCTTTCATCAAAAGAAAAGCCAAAGGTTGCTTTTCTCGAAGGTCATGGTGAGTTAGATGAATTGGATGTGATTGAAGCAACCGATGCCTTATCGCATTACTACCAGGTGGATCGTGGCCGTTTAGGAACCGATGTGCATGTTTTAGATGATTATAAAGCCATCATCATCGCTAAACCATCGAAAAAGTTTTCGGAGAAGGATAAGTTTATCCTCGATCAGTATCTGATGAATGGTGGACGATTACTATACTTGATAGATGCCGTAAACATTACTTTAGATAGTTTACGTAAAGAGCCTCAAACCCTGGGATTGTATAACGATATTAATTTGGATGATCAGTTGTTCAAATATGGTGTTAGAGTAAATCCTGTGTTGGTTGAAGATATTCAGGCAGGAAGAATCTTGATGAATGCGCGGCCTAATGGTCAGCCTCAATTAGTTCCTGTGCCGTGGTTATACAGTCCTTTGTTGACTCCGGCATCAAATCATCCTATTACAAGAAATATAAATTTGGTTCGAGGTGATTTTACCTGCACAATAGATACTGTAGGAACAGATCTAAATTTAAAACGAACCGTATTGTTGCAAACTTCGCGCTATACCAAACTAAGTGGAACTCCCGTGTTTGTGAGTATGGCTGCCGTTAATCAGCAACCGGTACAAACTGACTTTAATAAGTCGCACATGCCAACGGCTATTCTACAAGAAGGCGTATTTCCATCTGTATTTCAAAATCGTCAAGTACCACGCGAACTAAATTATCCATCATCGCAGGTTAAAAATGCCAGTATACCAACCCGTATGATGGTAATTGGCGATGGCGATATTATTCGAAATGAGGTTCGATTTAAAGAGAGTAATCCGCGTATAATGCAGTTAGGTTTCGACGAAGGATCGCAACAGATATATGGTAATAAAGACTTTATTGTAAATGCGGTTAATTATCTGTGCGACGAAGATGGATGGATGCAGTTACGTGGCCGTCATTTAACACTTCGTTTGCTTGATAGAGCTAAGTTATCGCAAGGTACAGCCATGTGGAAATGGTTGAATGTAGGATTGCCTGTGTTGTTAGTTATTTTGGGTAGTTTATCATTCATTATTATTCGTAAAAGACGCTTTGGTAAATAG
- the dnaN gene encoding DNA polymerase III subunit beta, translating into MKFVVSSTELLSHLQAISRVISNKSTLPILDNFLFDLKDNKLVLTASDLEVTMVTSLDLDNSDGEGIIALPSRILLETLKKFPEQPLNFDINMDNYAVSIITEKGKFSVVGQNGEDFPELPALDSDKSSNLQVPVDLLQMGINKTLFATADDELRPVMNGILVELSPENMTFVASDSHKLVRYRRLDAKTDFEASFILPKKPAGLLKNVLPKESGDVVVEFDDKNAFFTLPNYKLVCRLVEGNYPSYNAVIPQDNPYKVIIDRSEFHNTLGRVSIFSNQASNLVKLKMANNELTVSAQDIDFSISAYERISCQYEGDEMEIGFKSGFLADILDNLNSSDVILELSDPSRAGILLPFENGEDEDELMLLMPMMINV; encoded by the coding sequence ATGAAATTTGTAGTTTCCAGTACAGAGTTACTTTCGCACCTGCAAGCTATCAGTCGTGTAATAAGTAATAAAAGTACTTTACCTATCCTCGATAATTTTTTATTCGATTTAAAAGATAACAAGCTGGTATTAACCGCTTCAGATTTAGAAGTAACAATGGTAACTTCTCTTGATCTGGATAATTCAGATGGGGAAGGAATTATTGCATTGCCTTCGCGCATATTGCTGGAAACTCTTAAGAAATTTCCTGAGCAGCCTCTGAATTTTGATATTAACATGGATAACTATGCTGTTAGTATCATTACGGAAAAAGGTAAATTCAGCGTGGTTGGTCAAAATGGAGAAGATTTTCCTGAGTTGCCAGCTTTGGATTCCGATAAAAGCTCAAATCTTCAGGTTCCTGTTGATTTATTACAAATGGGTATTAACAAAACTTTATTTGCCACTGCCGATGATGAACTTCGTCCGGTAATGAATGGTATTTTGGTTGAGTTATCACCTGAAAATATGACTTTTGTAGCTTCTGATTCACATAAATTGGTTCGCTACCGTCGTTTGGATGCTAAAACTGATTTTGAAGCTTCATTCATTCTTCCTAAAAAACCAGCTGGTTTATTGAAGAATGTATTGCCAAAAGAATCGGGTGATGTTGTAGTTGAGTTCGATGATAAAAACGCATTTTTTACATTGCCTAACTATAAATTAGTTTGTCGTTTGGTAGAAGGAAATTATCCTAGTTACAATGCGGTTATTCCTCAAGACAATCCATATAAGGTAATTATCGATCGTAGTGAATTTCATAATACTTTAGGTCGTGTTTCTATTTTCTCAAATCAGGCGAGTAACCTGGTAAAGTTGAAAATGGCAAACAATGAGTTAACTGTATCAGCTCAGGATATCGACTTTAGTATTTCGGCATATGAGCGTATCAGCTGTCAATACGAAGGAGATGAAATGGAAATTGGATTTAAATCTGGTTTCTTGGCTGATATTTTAGATAACCTAAACTCTTCAGATGTTATTTTAGAATTATCAGATCCATCAAGAGCCGGTATCTTATTACCATTCGAAAATGGTGAAGACGAAGATGAATTAATGCTTCTGATGCCAATGATGATTAACGTGTAA
- a CDS encoding NEW3 domain-containing protein, which produces MKNFHFYLKLLLVSVIMLPLQQVISASNLNVEIYTPFTKVSVSPGSTVNYKLDVINNNEQTVNENISMASIPRNWTYTLTASGLNIDKIAVLGKEKKTLDLKVEVPFQVRKGYYTFYAKVGDDVSLPLTINVTTAGSNETQLTCEQKNMEGTSKSNFNFSAVLKNKTPNQQNYALMAAPPKGWTVAIKPNHKQATSTEVEPNATKNITYEVKAPYNVKAGTYKIPVRAISGSTSADMELEVVITGTYEMTFSTPSGLLSTRTTAGDEKKIELEVKNTGSTQLKNIEFSSTKPKNWEVSFDKTKIETLEPGKSATVYATIKADKKAIPGDYITKFKAKTSEVNHEISFRVMVKTPMLMGWLGIVIILLAIGGVWFLVRKFGRR; this is translated from the coding sequence ATGAAAAATTTTCACTTCTACCTGAAACTGCTTTTGGTTTCAGTAATTATGTTGCCCTTGCAACAGGTAATATCAGCATCGAATTTAAATGTAGAAATCTACACACCATTTACAAAGGTTTCTGTATCGCCAGGAAGTACTGTTAATTACAAATTGGATGTAATAAATAATAACGAGCAGACAGTTAATGAAAACATTAGTATGGCCAGTATTCCCCGAAACTGGACATATACACTTACTGCAAGTGGTTTAAATATTGATAAGATTGCAGTGTTAGGTAAGGAGAAAAAAACACTGGATCTGAAGGTTGAAGTCCCATTTCAGGTTCGAAAAGGATATTATACCTTTTATGCAAAAGTGGGTGATGATGTTAGTCTTCCGTTGACCATTAATGTTACCACAGCAGGTTCTAATGAAACACAATTGACTTGCGAGCAAAAGAATATGGAAGGAACATCCAAGTCTAATTTCAACTTTAGCGCCGTTTTAAAAAATAAAACTCCCAACCAACAGAATTATGCTTTAATGGCTGCTCCTCCAAAAGGTTGGACTGTGGCAATTAAGCCAAATCACAAACAGGCTACTTCGACCGAGGTAGAACCTAATGCTACAAAAAATATAACATACGAAGTTAAAGCTCCTTATAATGTAAAGGCAGGTACTTATAAAATACCGGTTAGAGCGATTTCGGGTTCTACATCGGCCGATATGGAGTTGGAAGTTGTTATTACAGGAACTTACGAAATGACATTTTCCACACCAAGTGGATTATTAAGTACTAGAACTACTGCCGGAGATGAGAAAAAAATAGAACTTGAAGTTAAAAATACCGGATCAACACAATTAAAAAATATTGAGTTCTCATCAACCAAACCAAAAAACTGGGAGGTATCGTTTGATAAAACAAAAATTGAAACACTCGAGCCAGGTAAATCAGCCACGGTATATGCCACTATCAAGGCAGATAAAAAAGCAATTCCCGGTGATTACATAACCAAATTTAAAGCCAAAACATCAGAAGTCAATCACGAGATTTCATTCCGTGTAATGGTTAAAACACCTATGCTAATGGGCTGGTTGGGTATTGTTATCATTTTATTGGCTATTGGTGGAGTATGGTTTTTAGTTCGAAAATTTGGAAGGAGGTAA
- a CDS encoding ABC transporter ATP-binding protein, protein MENVVIQINNVTKQYGDFKAVNQLSLAINKGEIFGLLGPNGAGKSTTILMLMGLTEPTIGNVEVCGINSTTQPIDVKRKVGYLPEDVGFYDDWSGVDNLIYTARLNGLQPKEAKARAAELMERVGLGDQKDKKTGKYSKGMRQRLGLADVLIKNPEVIILDEPTTGIDPKGVQELLNLIVELRDENNMTVLFSSHNLHQVQQVCDRVGIFVEGRLLAEGNIEDLSKQLFTHGMYLIELGIDAGYKNVPDKEKLQNMLASLEGIQSVKKDQEHFEIECSADISSGIAKAVMNADYKLNYLNKKEYGLDAIYNRYFEGGLSHA, encoded by the coding sequence ATGGAGAATGTAGTGATCCAAATTAATAATGTTACTAAACAATACGGTGATTTTAAAGCTGTGAATCAATTGAGTTTGGCTATTAATAAAGGAGAGATATTTGGCCTGTTGGGACCCAATGGTGCCGGTAAATCAACAACCATATTAATGTTAATGGGCCTTACTGAACCAACCATTGGCAATGTTGAGGTATGTGGAATTAACTCAACTACCCAGCCCATTGATGTAAAGCGAAAAGTGGGATACTTACCCGAAGATGTTGGTTTTTATGACGATTGGTCGGGTGTGGATAACCTGATTTATACAGCACGCTTAAATGGTTTGCAACCTAAAGAAGCAAAAGCAAGAGCTGCTGAGTTAATGGAGCGTGTTGGTTTAGGCGATCAGAAAGACAAGAAAACCGGTAAATACTCAAAAGGAATGCGTCAGCGATTAGGGTTGGCTGATGTTTTAATCAAAAATCCGGAAGTGATTATTCTGGATGAGCCAACTACCGGAATTGATCCTAAAGGTGTACAGGAATTATTAAACCTGATTGTTGAGCTCAGAGATGAGAATAATATGACTGTTTTATTTTCGTCGCATAACCTGCATCAGGTACAACAGGTGTGCGATCGGGTTGGAATATTTGTAGAAGGCAGACTATTGGCCGAAGGAAATATTGAGGATTTATCGAAGCAGCTTTTTACCCATGGAATGTACTTAATTGAGCTAGGCATTGATGCCGGATATAAGAATGTACCTGATAAAGAAAAATTGCAAAATATGCTGGCTTCGTTGGAGGGAATTCAGTCGGTTAAAAAGGATCAGGAGCATTTTGAAATTGAGTGTTCGGCTGATATTTCATCTGGAATTGCCAAGGCTGTTATGAATGCCGACTATAAGCTCAATTATTTGAATAAGAAAGAATATGGTTTAGATGCCATTTATAATCGTTATTTCGAAGGAGGACTAAGTCATGCATAA
- a CDS encoding ABC transporter permease subunit has protein sequence MHKSKSVTNPFWIMVSKEISDSVRSWKFLIMVGIVLLTCLGSLYASLSDFSEAIKGGSADDDFFFLKLFTHSDGSLPSYIVFISFLGPLLGISMGFDSVNSEQNKGTLSRVLAQPIYRDYVLNTKFTASLIVLSSLFLALSFLVLGFGLIFLGIPPTADEFLRILVFSLVSIVYVAFWLNLSILFSVKFRQTATSALAGISVWLFFTIFYNIIVNLIAKGLAPTRFVSENQLVKFQGFVQNLMRFNPGQLFNDATTTLLRPSIRSLGPLTTEQTIGAIPSPLPLDQSLMLVWPQVTALIGGTILFFAIAYTLFMRREIRSR, from the coding sequence ATGCATAAATCAAAATCAGTTACGAATCCGTTTTGGATAATGGTTAGTAAAGAGATTTCTGATTCTGTGCGCAGCTGGAAATTTCTGATTATGGTAGGTATTGTGTTGCTTACCTGCCTGGGATCGTTATATGCTTCGTTAAGCGACTTTTCGGAAGCCATTAAAGGAGGTAGTGCTGATGATGATTTTTTCTTCCTAAAGTTGTTTACTCATTCCGATGGCTCTTTGCCCTCATATATAGTTTTCATTAGTTTTTTGGGCCCACTACTGGGTATCAGTATGGGATTTGATAGTGTGAATTCGGAACAAAACAAGGGAACATTAAGCCGGGTACTGGCGCAACCCATTTACCGCGATTATGTGCTAAACACTAAGTTTACTGCATCGTTAATAGTGTTGAGTTCGCTGTTTCTGGCACTTAGTTTCCTTGTTTTGGGTTTCGGATTAATCTTTTTGGGAATTCCCCCAACAGCTGATGAATTCTTACGTATTCTAGTTTTTTCATTGGTTAGCATTGTATATGTTGCTTTTTGGCTGAATCTATCCATACTATTCTCGGTTAAGTTCAGGCAAACGGCAACTTCAGCATTGGCAGGAATATCTGTTTGGCTGTTTTTTACCATCTTTTACAATATCATTGTTAATCTGATAGCTAAAGGACTGGCTCCGACACGATTTGTTAGTGAAAATCAGTTGGTGAAGTTTCAGGGATTCGTACAAAATCTGATGCGTTTTAATCCAGGGCAGTTGTTTAATGATGCTACAACTACTTTGTTGCGGCCATCTATAAGGAGTTTGGGGCCATTGACCACTGAGCAAACCATTGGAGCTATTCCAAGTCCGTTGCCACTGGATCAAAGTTTGATGTTAGTATGGCCACAGGTTACCGCCTTGATTGGTGGAACCATCCTGTTTTTCGCAATTGCCTATACCTTATTTATGCGCCGCGAAATTCGCTCAAGATAA
- a CDS encoding ATP-binding cassette domain-containing protein produces the protein MDISVRNVTKMYGPQKALDDLSFEVKTGEILGFLGPNGAGKTTTMKAITCYISPNQGDVLLGGTSVTKSPDLVKKNIGYLPESNPLYLDMPVMDYLAFIGELQGVSKADIEAQVRKMVRICGLDLEKHKKIGELSKGFKQRVGLAQALIHDPEVLILDEPTTGLDPNQIIEIRELIKEIGKEKTVILSSHILAEVEATCDRVLIINKGKIVADGTPESLRKKAQGKEILKVGVNSPDRNQVFSALQQIPEVDVVSFLDDHKLFEIESHVGMSSVESIFKMCVANGWFLTQLTPVEKNLEDVFRELTK, from the coding sequence ATGGACATTTCTGTTAGGAACGTTACAAAAATGTACGGGCCCCAAAAGGCTTTAGACGATTTGTCGTTTGAAGTTAAAACCGGGGAGATACTTGGTTTTCTGGGGCCCAATGGTGCCGGAAAAACTACCACTATGAAGGCCATTACCTGTTATATATCGCCCAATCAGGGCGATGTGTTATTGGGAGGTACTTCGGTTACCAAATCGCCCGATTTGGTTAAAAAGAATATTGGTTATTTACCTGAGAGCAATCCTCTGTACCTCGATATGCCGGTGATGGATTATCTGGCCTTTATTGGAGAACTACAAGGAGTGAGCAAGGCTGATATTGAAGCACAGGTTCGTAAAATGGTTCGTATTTGTGGACTCGATCTGGAGAAACATAAGAAGATAGGAGAACTATCAAAAGGTTTCAAACAGAGGGTGGGATTGGCGCAGGCGCTGATTCACGATCCTGAGGTTTTGATTTTAGATGAGCCAACGACCGGACTCGATCCAAACCAGATTATCGAAATACGTGAGTTGATCAAAGAGATTGGTAAAGAGAAAACCGTAATACTTAGTTCGCATATTTTGGCCGAAGTGGAAGCTACCTGCGACCGGGTTTTAATCATCAATAAAGGTAAGATTGTAGCTGATGGCACTCCGGAATCGCTTCGTAAAAAAGCTCAGGGAAAAGAAATATTAAAAGTGGGAGTAAACAGTCCTGATCGCAACCAGGTGTTTTCAGCACTTCAGCAAATACCCGAAGTAGATGTGGTATCGTTTCTCGATGATCATAAATTATTTGAGATTGAAAGTCATGTAGGAATGTCTTCGGTTGAATCCATCTTTAAGATGTGTGTGGCTAATGGCTGGTTTTTAACTCAGCTTACACCTGTTGAAAAGAACTTGGAAGATGTATTTAGAGAGCTTACCAAATAA
- a CDS encoding ABC transporter permease subunit — MKQIWIITKKELKGYFDSLMAYILIFVFLGLSGFFTWLYGSFDVFYINQATMQPFFSVAYWTLFIFIPALTMKQIAEEYKTGTIELLLTKPVSDWQVVTGKFLATFLLIAVTLALTLPYYISIASIGPIDHGSVLTGYLGLLLMSAAYISLGIFASSITSNQIVAFLLALIIGVFFQILFGIIAGAFPGTVGDVISYMDMQYHYHSITRGVIDSKNIIYFASIIVAGLMASELSLVKRNIN; from the coding sequence ATGAAGCAAATTTGGATAATAACTAAAAAAGAACTTAAGGGATATTTCGATTCCCTGATGGCATACATACTTATTTTTGTGTTTTTAGGATTGAGTGGTTTTTTTACATGGCTTTATGGTAGCTTCGATGTGTTTTACATTAATCAGGCTACCATGCAGCCATTTTTTAGCGTTGCTTACTGGACCTTGTTTATTTTTATTCCGGCACTTACCATGAAACAGATTGCTGAGGAATACAAAACAGGAACCATTGAGTTGCTATTAACTAAACCCGTTTCGGACTGGCAAGTGGTTACCGGAAAATTTTTGGCCACCTTTTTACTCATTGCCGTTACACTGGCTTTAACACTGCCTTACTACATTTCAATTGCATCCATTGGTCCTATCGATCATGGTTCGGTGTTAACAGGTTACCTGGGATTGTTGTTAATGAGCGCGGCTTATATTAGCTTGGGAATTTTTGCAAGTAGCATTACTTCCAATCAAATAGTTGCTTTTCTTCTGGCATTGATCATTGGCGTATTCTTTCAGATCCTTTTTGGCATAATAGCCGGCGCATTTCCTGGTACTGTGGGTGATGTAATTTCGTACATGGATATGCAATACCACTATCATAGCATTACCCGTGGTGTGATAGACAGCAAAAACATCATCTATTTTGCTTCTATCATCGTTGCCGGATTAATGGCCTCTGAACTTTCACTTGTTAAACGAAACATTAATTGA
- a CDS encoding GldG family protein, with protein MIDKRRFNLYIVLVVGILILVNVLANRFFCRIDFTEDQRYTLSETTKDILRGTTEPITVTAYFSEGLQPQFDQLRKDFKDLLSEYATRSKSQVVYEFVNPNADPQQEQKAVQAGIQTVMIQDREKDQSTTKKAFMGAVIQIGEQTETIPFIQPGAQMEYALTTAIKKMIVPDKAAIGFISGHGEATIEEMAQVMQGLDVLYVPEEVTLSDSINLSKYKTLAWINPQDSIPAEDFKYVDDYLNQGGNLFVAFNKVDAQLNRGMGFSKYTGMADWLKKRGITVNEDFVIDATCGQVNVQQHQGMFTVNRPISFPYLPVLSNFADHPVTKGLGTMMMQFGSSMTYSNDSTRSFTPLVFTSEKSGTQACPVYFNIEKKWSQTDFTSPKVTVAGLLEEGNHKLIVISDGDLAINGSGQNMRQVQPDNANFVVNAIDFMSDDTGLIQLRSKQVKMRPLDQLDDGEKSFLKILNFVLPLIIILGVGIYRYQKRKYIRLKRKGESYV; from the coding sequence ATGATTGATAAACGTCGATTTAATTTATATATCGTCCTGGTTGTAGGTATATTGATTCTTGTTAATGTACTTGCCAATCGGTTCTTTTGTCGTATCGACTTTACCGAAGACCAGCGATATACACTTAGCGAAACAACCAAAGATATATTACGCGGAACTACTGAGCCAATAACGGTTACAGCCTATTTTTCGGAAGGCTTGCAACCTCAGTTTGATCAGCTTCGCAAAGACTTTAAAGATTTACTGTCCGAGTATGCAACCCGATCAAAAAGTCAGGTGGTATACGAATTTGTTAACCCCAATGCCGATCCTCAGCAAGAACAAAAAGCCGTGCAGGCTGGTATTCAAACGGTGATGATTCAGGATAGGGAAAAAGATCAGTCTACCACCAAAAAGGCTTTTATGGGAGCGGTGATACAGATTGGTGAGCAAACTGAAACGATCCCATTTATACAGCCGGGGGCTCAAATGGAATATGCCTTAACCACTGCTATCAAAAAAATGATTGTGCCTGATAAAGCTGCTATTGGTTTTATATCAGGACATGGTGAGGCTACCATTGAGGAGATGGCTCAGGTAATGCAAGGTTTGGATGTATTGTATGTGCCCGAAGAAGTAACTCTTTCAGATAGTATCAACCTGAGTAAATACAAAACACTGGCCTGGATTAATCCTCAGGATTCCATTCCTGCCGAGGATTTTAAATATGTGGATGATTATTTAAATCAGGGAGGAAACTTATTTGTAGCATTTAATAAGGTAGATGCTCAACTGAACCGTGGTATGGGTTTTAGTAAATATACCGGAATGGCCGATTGGCTGAAGAAGAGAGGAATTACTGTAAACGAAGATTTTGTAATTGATGCTACTTGCGGGCAGGTGAATGTGCAGCAGCATCAAGGCATGTTTACCGTTAATCGTCCAATCAGTTTTCCTTATTTGCCGGTATTGTCCAATTTTGCCGATCATCCGGTAACCAAAGGATTAGGTACTATGATGATGCAGTTTGGTAGTTCAATGACCTATAGCAATGATTCTACCCGAAGCTTTACTCCATTGGTATTTACTTCCGAAAAATCGGGAACCCAAGCCTGTCCGGTCTATTTTAATATTGAAAAGAAATGGTCTCAAACCGATTTTACTTCACCTAAGGTAACGGTAGCAGGCTTGCTGGAAGAAGGAAATCATAAGTTAATAGTTATAAGTGATGGTGATTTAGCAATCAATGGCTCGGGACAAAATATGCGTCAGGTGCAACCCGACAATGCTAATTTTGTTGTGAATGCCATTGACTTTATGAGTGACGATACAGGGTTGATTCAACTCCGAAGTAAACAGGTGAAGATGCGTCCGTTGGATCAACTGGACGATGGTGAAAAAAGTTTTCTGAAGATTCTCAACTTTGTATTGCCACTCATTATCATCTTAGGAGTAGGTATTTATCGATACCAAAAAAGAAAATACATTCGACTAAAAAGGAAAGGAGAGAGCTATGTTTAG
- a CDS encoding DUF4340 domain-containing protein — protein sequence MFRKLNIKILGIVFSALLIITVLVTIIDHSTGVNTLKSELFNIDQAQITSVVLQPKMLNGKQIELKKEGDSWKVLSNGKSFTGDANAIEGLIRQVNGLKPLRLAAQTKERWTNFELTDSLATLVQLKGTDGVLATLYIGKFSYQQPKQNRAQQNPYMQQRGTMTSYVRSDNDDEVYAVEGFLGSAANRDADAFRDKTIVNADKASINKVDFVTPESSFTMVKNENTWMVNGTALDSTAVAKYLSGIARLKGNLFTDVKPAGLTHKLTIYSNKGENIEISAALNDEDAVIISSQNTGAVFTDKKDRLFNKLFVSQKSLEK from the coding sequence ATGTTTAGAAAGCTGAATATAAAAATACTGGGAATTGTGTTTTCGGCACTATTAATCATTACGGTGTTGGTTACAATTATCGATCATTCAACGGGTGTAAATACCTTAAAGAGCGAGCTATTTAACATCGATCAGGCACAAATAACATCTGTAGTGCTTCAGCCCAAAATGTTGAACGGAAAACAAATTGAATTAAAGAAAGAAGGGGATAGCTGGAAAGTCCTGTCCAACGGAAAATCGTTTACTGGAGATGCCAATGCTATAGAAGGCCTGATTCGTCAGGTGAATGGGTTGAAGCCACTTCGATTGGCTGCTCAAACCAAGGAGCGATGGACTAATTTTGAACTGACCGACTCATTGGCTACACTGGTTCAGCTAAAAGGAACTGATGGTGTGTTGGCTACCTTGTATATTGGAAAATTTTCGTACCAGCAGCCTAAGCAAAATAGGGCACAACAAAATCCATATATGCAGCAACGAGGCACGATGACTAGCTATGTGCGCAGTGATAATGATGATGAGGTATATGCTGTTGAAGGATTTTTGGGAAGTGCCGCCAATCGAGATGCTGATGCATTCCGCGATAAAACCATTGTAAATGCCGATAAAGCCAGTATCAATAAAGTTGATTTTGTAACACCCGAAAGTTCCTTTACCATGGTGAAAAACGAAAATACCTGGATGGTAAATGGTACCGCTTTGGACTCAACGGCTGTGGCTAAATATTTATCGGGTATAGCCCGGTTAAAAGGCAATTTGTTTACCGATGTTAAACCCGCCGGCTTAACGCATAAACTTACTATTTACTCCAATAAAGGTGAAAATATTGAAATAAGCGCTGCTTTAAATGATGAAGATGCTGTAATTATTTCGAGTCAAAATACAGGAGCTGTTTTTACTGATAAAAAAGACAGGCTCTTTAATAAATTATTCGTGTCGCAGAAAAGTCTTGAAAAATAG
- a CDS encoding Nif11-like leader peptide family natural product precursor, protein MSKESVQQLLDKGGDDRQFRIKYDNTFSEEKFVELAKEDGFDFTVEELNAVLRENGDNFESYGNPPKKGIWV, encoded by the coding sequence ATGTCGAAAGAAAGCGTACAACAATTACTGGACAAAGGAGGTGACGACAGACAATTTCGTATTAAATACGATAACACCTTTTCGGAAGAAAAATTTGTGGAATTAGCTAAAGAAGATGGCTTCGATTTTACGGTTGAAGAACTGAATGCAGTGCTTCGCGAGAATGGTGATAACTTCGAGTCGTACGGTAACCCACCAAAGAAGGGAATTTGGGTTTAG